Proteins co-encoded in one Marinobacter qingdaonensis genomic window:
- a CDS encoding AAA family ATPase, giving the protein MSETSPDTLVRALQNPALYEHPVDEFKVIETHISQVILTGDYAYKIKKPMDFGFLDFSTLERRKRFCEEEVRLNRRLAEPLYLDVLPITGNPESPQIGGAGEAFEYLIKMRQFPQDQLFDRLQEQGELAPELLTDLARQVADFHDRLPPVADDKPLGTPEAVFAAMQENFDQIRPMVDDAGLLAQLDNLEAWTETTFQRHRDLVARRRANGLVRECHGDLHLANITRYDGDVTVFDCIEFNEPFRWIDVINDLAFLLMDLESRGEHGLANLVLNTYLEYRGDFEALPLLPLYKAYRAMVRAKIALFTLGNPSLNEQEKAELMQRYRAYAQLAEDYSSIPTPYLLATTGLSASGKSCVSAAMASELGLIRLRSDVERKRLHGLTPLADSKSTVGGKLYTPEANERTYQRLADVAGALLSAGLPVIVDAACLKEAERCLFAGVAEDQGVPFALLHCDAPEELRRAWIRKRSNDASEATEALLDQQQSWYEPLTVEERSHTIHLQTDQEHVAEAVADRIRQHFGIEPR; this is encoded by the coding sequence GTGAGTGAGACATCCCCAGATACACTGGTTCGGGCACTGCAGAACCCGGCGCTGTACGAGCACCCGGTTGATGAATTCAAGGTCATTGAGACTCACATTTCCCAGGTCATCCTGACCGGCGACTACGCCTACAAGATCAAGAAGCCGATGGATTTCGGCTTTCTGGACTTCTCCACCCTGGAGCGTCGCAAGCGCTTCTGCGAGGAAGAGGTTCGCCTGAACCGGCGCCTGGCCGAGCCCCTGTATCTGGACGTGCTGCCCATCACCGGCAACCCGGAGTCGCCGCAGATCGGCGGCGCGGGTGAGGCGTTCGAGTACCTGATCAAGATGCGCCAGTTCCCCCAGGACCAGCTGTTCGATCGCCTGCAGGAGCAGGGTGAGCTGGCGCCCGAACTGCTCACCGACCTGGCCCGCCAGGTGGCGGACTTCCACGACCGGTTGCCGCCAGTGGCGGACGACAAGCCCCTGGGCACCCCGGAGGCGGTCTTTGCCGCCATGCAGGAAAACTTTGACCAGATCCGCCCGATGGTTGACGACGCCGGCCTGCTGGCGCAGCTCGACAACCTGGAAGCCTGGACCGAAACCACCTTCCAGCGCCACCGCGACCTGGTGGCCCGGCGCCGGGCCAACGGCCTGGTGCGGGAGTGCCATGGTGACCTGCACCTGGCCAACATCACCCGGTACGACGGCGACGTGACGGTCTTCGACTGCATCGAATTCAACGAACCCTTCCGCTGGATCGATGTCATCAACGACCTCGCCTTCCTGCTGATGGACCTGGAATCCCGGGGCGAGCACGGCTTGGCCAATCTGGTGCTGAATACCTACCTGGAATACCGGGGCGATTTTGAGGCCCTGCCGCTGCTGCCCCTGTACAAGGCGTACCGGGCCATGGTGCGCGCCAAGATCGCACTCTTCACCCTGGGCAACCCGAGCCTGAACGAGCAGGAAAAAGCCGAGCTGATGCAGCGATACCGGGCCTACGCCCAGCTGGCGGAAGATTACAGCAGCATCCCGACGCCGTACCTGCTGGCCACCACCGGCCTGTCCGCCAGCGGCAAGTCCTGTGTGAGCGCCGCCATGGCCAGTGAACTGGGCCTGATCCGGCTGCGCTCCGACGTCGAGCGCAAGCGCTTGCATGGCCTCACGCCCCTGGCCGACAGCAAGTCCACGGTGGGCGGCAAACTGTACACCCCGGAAGCCAACGAACGCACCTATCAGCGCCTGGCGGACGTTGCCGGCGCCCTGTTGTCGGCGGGCTTGCCGGTCATTGTCGACGCGGCCTGTCTGAAGGAAGCGGAACGCTGCCTGTTCGCCGGCGTGGCCGAGGACCAGGGCGTGCCCTTTGCCCTGCTGCACTGCGACGCGCCGGAAGAGCTGCGCCGGGCGTGGATCCGCAAGCGCAGCAACGACGCCTCGGAAGCCACCGAAGCCCTGCTGGACCAGCAGCAGAGCTGGTACGAGCCGCTAACGGTGGAGGAGCGCAGCCACACTATCCATCTGCAGACGGATCAGGAGCACGTGGCCGAGGCCGTGGCCGATCGCATCCGCCAGCATTTCGGCATCGAGCCGCGCTGA
- a CDS encoding Rieske (2Fe-2S) protein: MSVEQPREWQTVCRKAQLTADEALEFRLQRLKPDPHAMPLTGFLLLHDGKLRAYLNQCPHLGVELNWMPGRFMDADNLFIQCATHGALFKPDTGECVTGPCQGDALTELELRVEGGAVLVRAPE, encoded by the coding sequence ATGAGTGTCGAACAACCCCGCGAGTGGCAGACGGTGTGCCGGAAAGCGCAACTGACGGCCGACGAGGCCCTGGAGTTCCGGCTCCAGCGCCTGAAGCCAGACCCGCACGCCATGCCGCTGACCGGTTTCCTGCTGCTGCACGACGGCAAGCTGCGGGCCTACCTCAACCAGTGCCCGCACCTGGGCGTGGAGCTGAACTGGATGCCTGGCCGATTCATGGACGCCGACAACCTGTTCATTCAGTGCGCCACCCACGGCGCCCTGTTCAAGCCGGACACTGGCGAGTGTGTCACCGGGCCCTGCCAGGGTGACGCGCTGACCGAACTGGAGCTTCGGGTCGAGGGCGGCGCCGTCCTGGTCAGAGCTCCAGAATGA
- the sfsA gene encoding DNA/RNA nuclease SfsA — protein MNFPEPLVEGRLIRRYKRFLADVRLPDGTEVTAHCPNTGSMLGCQPDDARVWLSRSNNPKRKLQYTWELVEAVPGQLACINTARPNGQARSAVESGTVAELAGYPSVRSEVKYGEEKSRIDLLLSGHEQQPDAWVEVKNVTLAEDAQGFFPDAVTTRGQKHLRELMAQVASGDRAVLFFVVNHTGIEAVRPADHIDPTYGKLLREAADAGVEVIAYRAHLCGGDGEPSGVMTLTESVPVILEL, from the coding sequence ATGAACTTTCCAGAACCTTTGGTGGAGGGCCGGCTGATTCGGCGCTACAAGCGCTTCCTCGCGGATGTGCGCCTGCCTGACGGGACCGAGGTCACCGCCCACTGTCCCAACACCGGCTCAATGCTCGGATGCCAGCCGGACGACGCCCGGGTCTGGCTCAGCCGCAGCAACAACCCCAAACGCAAGCTGCAGTACACCTGGGAGCTGGTCGAGGCCGTGCCCGGCCAGTTGGCCTGCATCAACACCGCCCGTCCCAATGGCCAGGCCCGCAGTGCCGTGGAAAGCGGCACGGTTGCGGAGCTTGCGGGGTATCCGTCGGTGCGCTCGGAAGTGAAGTACGGTGAGGAAAAGAGCCGGATCGATCTGTTGTTGAGCGGCCACGAGCAGCAGCCGGACGCCTGGGTCGAGGTCAAGAACGTGACCCTGGCCGAGGACGCCCAGGGTTTTTTTCCCGACGCGGTCACCACCCGGGGCCAGAAACACCTGCGGGAGCTGATGGCGCAAGTGGCCAGTGGCGATCGGGCAGTGCTGTTCTTCGTGGTCAATCACACCGGCATCGAAGCGGTACGCCCGGCCGACCACATCGACCCGACCTACGGCAAACTCCTGCGCGAAGCGGCTGACGCCGGTGTGGAAGTCATCGCCTACCGGGCGCATCTGTGTGGCGGGGATGGCGAGCCCAGCGGCGTCATGACCCTGACCGAATCGGTCCCGGTCATTCTGGAGCTCTGA
- the dksA gene encoding RNA polymerase-binding protein DksA — translation MANTAEQPRERFTNFTPYEMKKGEEYMSADMLEHFKNLLLQWKQELMEEVDRTMHHMQEDAANYADPSDRATQEEEFSLELRTRDRERKLIKKIDQTIDRIDKDDYGFCDQCGVEIGIRRLEARPTATLCIDCKTLAEIRERQTGI, via the coding sequence ATGGCAAACACTGCAGAACAACCACGCGAACGTTTTACTAACTTCACCCCTTACGAAATGAAGAAGGGTGAAGAATACATGAGTGCGGACATGCTCGAGCACTTCAAGAATCTGCTGCTGCAGTGGAAGCAGGAGCTGATGGAAGAAGTGGACCGCACCATGCACCACATGCAGGAAGACGCGGCAAACTACGCGGATCCCAGCGATCGCGCAACCCAGGAAGAAGAGTTCAGCCTGGAGCTGCGTACCCGCGATCGCGAGCGCAAGCTGATCAAGAAGATCGACCAGACCATCGATCGGATCGACAAGGACGACTACGGTTTCTGCGATCAGTGTGGTGTTGAAATTGGTATCCGTCGCCTGGAAGCCCGGCCGACCGCCACCCTGTGCATCGACTGCAAGACCCTCGCCGAAATCCGCGAACGCCAGACAGGCATCTGA
- the gluQRS gene encoding tRNA glutamyl-Q(34) synthetase GluQRS → MTSTDYRGRFAPSPTGPLHFGSLVAALASFLEARCHQGQWLVRIEDLDPLREPPEATGQILRSLDAHGLMADDAVRFQSRRHEAYQAAIDRLLETGHAYRCVCSRKELAQHHGRHPHQCRDGHIAAGDQPFAVRFALTDETSHWQDQLLGPQVQTVAAELDDPVILRKEGFYAYQLAVVVDDIDQGITHVVRGSDLLDMTAQQQQVYRALGATPPHWLHIPVILNDQGQKLSKQTHAPALDDTRPSDNLVQALAALGQEPPTELTRESVEQVLAWGIRHWRRAAAHLTAR, encoded by the coding sequence ATGACCAGCACCGACTACCGCGGCCGCTTTGCCCCCTCGCCGACCGGCCCCCTGCATTTTGGTTCCCTTGTTGCCGCCCTGGCCAGCTTCCTGGAAGCCCGATGCCATCAGGGCCAGTGGCTGGTGCGTATTGAAGACCTCGATCCCCTGCGGGAACCCCCGGAGGCCACCGGCCAGATCCTGCGCAGTCTGGACGCCCACGGCCTGATGGCCGACGACGCCGTGCGCTTTCAGTCCCGCCGCCACGAGGCCTATCAGGCCGCCATAGACCGGTTGCTGGAAACCGGCCACGCCTACCGGTGTGTCTGCTCGCGCAAGGAGTTGGCGCAGCACCATGGCCGCCACCCGCACCAATGCCGGGATGGACACATTGCCGCCGGCGACCAACCCTTCGCGGTGCGGTTCGCGCTGACCGACGAAACCAGTCACTGGCAGGATCAGCTGCTGGGCCCGCAGGTCCAGACCGTGGCCGCCGAGCTGGACGATCCGGTGATCCTGCGCAAGGAAGGCTTCTACGCGTACCAGTTGGCGGTGGTGGTGGACGACATCGACCAGGGCATCACCCACGTGGTGCGCGGCTCCGACCTGCTGGACATGACCGCGCAACAACAGCAGGTCTATCGCGCCCTGGGCGCGACGCCGCCACACTGGCTGCACATTCCGGTCATCCTCAACGATCAGGGTCAGAAACTCAGCAAGCAGACCCACGCTCCGGCGCTGGACGACACCCGCCCCAGCGATAACCTGGTCCAGGCACTGGCGGCGCTGGGGCAGGAGCCGCCGACAGAGCTGACCCGAGAGTCGGTGGAGCAGGTCCTGGCCTGGGGCATCCGGCACTGGCGCCGCGCGGCCGCGCACCTGACAGCCAGGTAA